In one Nicotiana sylvestris chromosome 8, ASM39365v2, whole genome shotgun sequence genomic region, the following are encoded:
- the LOC104212181 gene encoding histidine kinase 5 encodes MVCEMESDQAEDMDMEVEVLSSMWPEDMNEAGKQFNIDNPGLDQDMLEEVTINEDSTIVDFMRLSELTNYSEKGSSQLAYLVKNWEYKQENAVRLLREELDSLSKQQQESELKKLEILEKYQFEEERYGGDKRPISILDEELKRYIFHEVPKKRNDVRVQDKLEIDAEYDSIKYWKQRAERLGKLLEASVQREQTLIEKLQESIEKLESQSSPVEEFSQVLKRADNFLHFVLQNAPVVIGHQDKELRYRFIYNHFPSLREEDIIGKTDVEIFTGAGVKESQDFKREVLERGIPAKREITFDTGLFGSKTFLIYVEPVFSKAGETIGVNYMGMEITDQVRKRERMAKLREEIAVQKAKETELNKTIHITEETMRAKQMLATMSHEIRSPLSGVVSMTEILSNTKLDKEQRQLVNVMLSSGDLVLQLINDILDLSKVESGVMKLEATKFRPREVVKHVLQTAAASLQKMLTLEGHVSEDVPIEVIGDVLRIRQILTNLISNAVKFTHEGKVGIKLYVVAEPSPLVKQGSHKRMASDNSKVSAKIWKEDNCTSPSHNALVRKGSGGCKDADGANESRTNGGYKYSEQNGASTEDEVVDSNQQEATVWIRCDVYDTGIGIPENAIPTLFKKYMQVGADTARKYGGTGLGLAICKQLAELMGGHMTVSSKEHHGSTFTFILPYKVSPVCDNLDDNEELSEIDNHDTASEENDDDINSGFFQFQPRTLGFLFSSHSSGRGIKLSANSFGFNTSNKSNGSPVNSYSFPSHSNTSKETGSVEDAYSVADAVETSSEPESSLRHTRNSGNPSTSGREQTTNGVVDHHFHTPCLTSTDANRDQDEITEKIEKSQLQEQPDRSSECSSSNAAKTLKTSTKPKILLVEDNKILVMVTRSMMKQLGHDIDIVNNGVEAVRAVQRDNYDLILMDVCMPVMDGLQATRLIRSFEESGNWDAAKDAGIDEELSPSNSSQGSNESSTKRIPIIAMTANALSESAEECYANGMDSFVSKPVTFQKLKECLQEYLP; translated from the exons ATGGTTTGCGAGATGGAAAGTGATCAAGCAGAGGACATGGACATGGAAGTGGAAGTACTTTCGTCGATGTGGCCTGAAGATATGAATGAAGCTGGAAAACAATTCAATATAGATAATCCAGGCCTAGATCAAGATATGTTGGAGGAGGTTACTATCAATGAGGATTCCACAATAGTTGATTTCATGCGCCTTTCGGAACTTACTAATTATAGCGAAAAAGGGTCATCTCAGTTAGCCTACTTGGTAAAGAACTGGGAATATAAACAGGAAAATGCTGTAAGGCTACTCAGAGAAGAGCTTGACAGTCTTAGCAAGCAACAACAAGAATCAGAGCTCAAGAAATTGGAGATAttggagaagtatcaatttgaggAGGAAAGATATGGGGGTGATAAGCGTCCAATCTCTATAttggatgaagaattgaagagataCATATTCCATGAGGTTCCTAAGAAAAGGAATGATGTGAGAGTTCAAGACAAACTAGAAATAGATGCTGAGTATGACAGCATAAAATACTGGAAGCAGAGAGCTGAACGTTTGGGGAAGTTGTTGGAAGCGAGCGTCCAAAGGGAGCAGACACTAATTGAGAAATTACAGGAAAGCATAGAAAAACTTGAAAGTCAGTCCTCTCCAGTGGAAGAATTTTCTCAGGTTCTGAAAAGAGCAGATAATTTCTTACACTTTGTCCTCCAAAATGCGCCGGTTGTCATAGGCCACCAG GATAAAGAGTTGCGCTATCGTTTTATCTACAATCATTTCCCAAGTCTGCGCGAAGAG GACATCATAGGGAAAACAGATGTAGAGATTTTTACTGGTGCTGGTGTAAAGGAATCTCAAGACTTCAAAAGAGAGGTTTTGGAGCGAGGAATACCGGCAAAGAGGGAAATTACATTCGATACAGGATTATTTGGGTCAAAAACCTTTCTAATATATGTTGAACCTGTGTTCAGTAAGGCAGGAGAGACCATTGGTGTAAATTATATGGGAATGGAGATAACTGATCAG gtaaggaaaagagaaagaatgGCAAAGCTACGAGAAGAGATAGCTGTGCAGAAGGCTAAGGAGACAGAACTTAACAAAACTATTCACATAACAG AGGAGACGATGCGAGCAAAACAAATGCTTGCTACCATGTCTCATGAGATTAGATCTCCTTTGTCAGGAGTAGTCAGCATGACCGAGATTCTTTCTAACACAAAACTGGACAAAGAACAACGTCAGCTTGTGAATGTAATGTTATCTTCAGGAGACTTGGTTCTTCAACTAATAAATGATATCCTTGATCTTTCCAAAGTTGAATCAG GAGTAATGAAGTTGGAAGCCACAAAATTCCGTCCAAGGGAGGTTGTAAAGCATGTCTTGCAAACTGCAGCAGCATCACTACAGAAAATGTTAACTTTGGAAGGACACGTCTCTGAAGATGTTCCTATTGAG GTTATCGGGGATGTGCTAAGAATTCGCCAGATTCTCACGAACTTGATCAG CAATGCTGTAAAATTTACTCATGAAGGAAAGGTTGGTATAAAGCTATATGTGGTTGCCGAGCCATCTCCTCTTGTGAAACAAGGATCCCACAAGAGGATGGCTTCTGATAATTCAAAGGTTTCAGCAAAGATATGGAAGGAGGATAACTGTACATCACCATCTCACAACGCCCTTGTTCGAAAAGGCTCTGGTGGATGCAAAGATGCTGATGGTGCGAATGAAAGTCGGACCAATGGGGGGTACAAGTATTCAGAACAAAATGGAGCTTCAACTGAAGATGAAGTGGTTGATTCTAACCAGCAGGAAGCAACTGTGTGGATACGTTGTGATGTTTACGACACTGGGATTGGAATACCAG AAAATGCAATACCCACTCTATTCAAGAAATATATGCAAGTTGGAGCAGATACTGCTCGGAAGTATGGTGGGACAGGACTAGGATTGGCAATCTGCAAACAACTG GCTGAGCTTATGGGAGGTCATATGACTGTATCCAGCAAAGAGCACCATGGATCTACCTTTACATTTATTCTACCTTACAAGGTTTCGCCTGTGTGTGATAATTTGGATGACAATGAAGAACTCTCCGAAATAGACAATCATGATACTGCTTCCgaagaaaatgatgatgataTAAATTCTGGCTTTTTCCAATTCCAACCGCGCactttagggtttttgttttcttCACACAGTTCTGGAAGAGGCATAAAACTATCAGCAAACAGTTTTGGGTTTAACACTTCGAATAAGAGTAACGGGTCGCCAGTGAACTCCTACTCTTTCCCTTCCCATAGCAATACATCAAAAGAGACAGGTTCAGTAGAAGATGCATATTCAGTAGCTGATGCTGTTGAGACATCTTCTGAGCCTGAGTCTTCGTTGAGACACACCCGAAATTCTGGCAACCCAAGCACGTCCGGTAGAGAGCAAACGACTAATGGTGTTGTAGATCATCACTTCCATACCCCTTGTTTAACGTCCACTGATGCAAACAGAGATCAAGATGAAATTACagagaaaatagaaaaaagtCAGCTGCAGGAACAACCTGATAGAAGTTCTGAGTGCTCTTCTAGCAATGCTGCAAAGACTTTAAAAACTTCCACAAAACCCAAGATCCTCCTAGTAGAAGACAACAAAATACTTGTGATGGTAACACGGTCGATGATGAAGCAGTTGGGTCATGACATAGATATAGTGAATAATGGAGTAGAAGCTGTGCGTGCTGTTCAACGCGACAATTATGACCTCATTTTAATG